The DNA window gagcttcttgtccgagtcggagtcggagtcTGAATCAGAGTCTGAgggtgaggatgatgagtcggagtcggagtcggGAAGGGggactttggcggcttccTTGGCGTCGACTTTAGACTTGCTGTCGGAGCTTTCATCGGAGCTGGAGTCTTCTtctgagctggagctctcGTCTGAAGAGCTCTCCTCCGAGCTGGAAGACTTGCTCTCAGAGTCCGAGTCCGAGTCGGGATTAGAGCTTGGGGTTGGCTTAGCCTtgactttttgcttctttgcttAAGGCTTCTTGGCCTAAGGCTTCTTGTCGTCGTCAGAGTCTGAATCAGAACTTGAGTCCGAGTCCGAGCTGGAGTCGGAGCTCGAGCTGGGAGGCGCCTTGCGCTTCAGATTCTTCTTGCCCAGGGCAGACTTCTCGTCCTCGCtttcgctctcgctctcgctactgctgctctcgcttaagctggagctggagctgctcgagTCGTCCATCTCGACATAggtctattgaggccgaggccagtTGACGATGTCTTCTTTAGCGGGATGGAGCCCTGCGACTCCAGCATAACGCAGCCAGCAGCTTCGCCGATCCATGACAATCGATCTGTTCATCCAACCACAGGTACAATGCCCCATTCAAAAGACATCCGAGTCACTTCAGAACTCGAAAGTTTTTCCACTTCCCACAGGCTTCCTACAATATGGCGCTTAGGCCCCTGTGACGCAGTGGCTAGGCGTCTAGCAGGCTTTATACGTGTTCATCGCATAAGACAGTCGGTTCAGCTTGCAGAAACACAACACTCAGGCCATCTGGGCCCTGTTAACACATAACAAAGCAAGGGAGCCGTTATCAGTGTTGGAAACAACTCCCCTGGTCTCGATGCAGGTCGGGTCCTATCGGGGGAAGGATCCATCAGCCTATCATATATAGGGCCGTGCCCACATGTACCTAGCTAGTTGAAACCTAGCTTCATCACAATACAATCACATTGCGTTCATCTGTGCCTCTCCTAACAGGTTATCAGCCCTCGCGCTCTCAACTGAGATCACGAACACATTCGCTCTACTTATCTGCTCCGCTTAAAGCTACAAGCTATTCATCGCGTCACGTCACGCCACAACACCACAGCACCGTCACGCGTCACTGTTTACCTGAAGCTCACCAAGCATCCAGATCATCATATCTAACTCAAATTCATTTGCCTTCAAGCTTAACCCTTCATGCCTTCCGCAGCTCACCAGCAAAGGTGACAACTACAGAGATTAGAGACCAGCATGGCAAATTGCTTTTGAATAGGCTAACCTTTGGGAGACAATCGAAAACAAACCACTAACAATAACGCCTACCACTacaacagctgctgccactTTTGATAagacaacagcaacagcacaaGCCACTGCAATCGCTACTCTGACAATTTGgaagaaaaacaacaacagagccttggtgatgctgatgtCCGCCGTTCAGGCCCCCGCGTTTCTGTAACAGGCCCCTTTTCAAAGCGGAGTCCTGTGGCTGAGTGGCCGATGTCGCATTTTGTTAGTGTTTCGCATAGGAAAAAAGACAACTGTCATCCTCTATGCGTAAGCTTTGACCAAGATGTGTATGTCAAATTGAAGCTATTTACAACACGGCTTTCCACATCAATGCCGCCGATTATGGAGTCGTTATTTGAGATTCAATTTGAAACCTTTGACGAAGCCCGGGCTGCCCATGATGCCGTCTCCCTGCCAATGGGCGTCAGCGTCGTCAAACGCTGCCACCACCGTCAACAGCACCGGCCAAAATGACATCAAATTCAATAGACAACGCCGTCGTTGGCATTACGCATAGGAGGCAATGGAGGAAGGCATAAGGCATGCGGCCGAGGATATGTTATGACACtaaaaacaccaaaaacaaACAGCTTCAACATAATCTACAGCTTCAACATTAGGTAtctagtaatttttttttctacagaAAATAAATACCTTCCTTTACAGCTAAGTTCGTATGTAAGCCGCGGGGGCCTGATAACGGCTCCCCAAAGCAAGCTTCGGCCTGTGACGATACAACGCTCAAGGCCTATCAGCcctgtagcagcagctatTCCACAGCTGTAAGACCTGCCATCTTCCCTTCATCACGAGAAACGTGTGATTGCCAATCCACTTCTACCGGTGCCGGGAAGCGCCGCGGCCGACCAAACTTATTGTGAGACCCCGATAGAGTAGGCGCCGAGTAGCTAGGTAATACTTGATTCACGCCGACTCGTCCAGGATACCAGTCCATCTTATCTGGTCAATGCTTGGATAGGCCTCTGCGATCCTCTTCAGGCTCTCGCCGGCTTTTAGTTGATGAGGTTGCTGTCTAGCTAGGCCCGTCTCGAAGGGACAAGGCAACGTGGAGGTGATTAAGACGGAAACTGGCTCCTTCGAACCTATTGCTTCCACAGGGCGCGCGTGTTTAGGCATCTAGATACGTATGGTCGTTAATATAAAACAAGGGACGGTACCACACCAAACTTTGCCATTTGCGGAAAAGCCATGTCAAACTTGGGAAAAGCAATGTCGCAGtggtctattgaggcccaGCTTCACCAGTAAGGGGTCAATTGTACATGATGTGGCTGCCCAATGCTGATGATCTCTCTTTGTAGCACAACAAGATTCCCGATCTGCTGTTCCTGATCATTTCTATTCGACCTTTGATTGGCACTCGCTGGGTTTCATTTGTATTTGTGGTTTAATTACACATTCCCATATGGTGTTCCTACACACACAATCTGGGATCACTTAAGACCAAATCATGATGTGAGGAGCGCGAAAGCTTTGGATGGATGAATATTCTTGGGGCAAATGTATATACAAAGCTGGGGAGGTGTCTAGCGATGACGAATTATCGGGCGTTGGCTGGCTGCAAGCTTTGTACGCATCGTAGGATCTTTCTATATTGAGCCTTTCTGTCCGGTGTGACGTTTTCCTGCGTGCTGCTTACCAGCCTCAGCTGTTTGCGCTGATGAAGTGCAAGATCAGCTTGATGCTACCACTCAGGCCTCACAATTATAAACGCCGCTCTCTTTCATGGTCTCTACTCTCCTATTTTGAAGATTTCATATTTCTGCCAAATTCTGTCGCTCGCATTCAGCACAACTTTTAGAAACAGCTTCCATCGCTTCAAGGCTCCATACATGCACCTATCTCGAATCGTTTCAACACTCCATATCTAGACCTGCTCATGGAATTGAAAGTACGGATTATCATTCCCAAAGAATATACTTTATTCAATTATACACCTATATACTCAAATTATTACGGTCTAAAGCCAAAAGATCCTGCACACTCCTAACCGCGGCCACGAGTATTACCTTGCTATATTGCCCTAATACAATACTTGAAGCTTCATGATTCTGCTACCAGAACTTTCACATAGGAAAGCATCATAGACGGGCCAATAATCGCCGTAGAGGAAGAACCGATACTGCAAAAgcagagacaaaagaaatagaaaagagaTGGCAAAAAATAGCTCTTCAGAGTATTACTTTAGAAGTGGCTGTTGGAATCGGGACCATTACAGTCTTCCAACGCCACCCTCCCGGAATGCAGCAAGCGCCGAGTGTGAAGATGGCACCGAAGCAGTCGTCGCAATTACTGCAGCATCCTCTCTTGTTCATATCACGCTCAGCCTGCTTATGCGTTAATGGGCCGTTTGCTTTCAAAGTTCCAAAGATGTCAACCATACCAAAGCAGTGCTGTTAGAGAAACCGCCAGCGCGTTGTACACCAACAGCCTCAAGATAGCCCCGGGCTGCAATGTTGGCATCCTCTTGGGCGAGTTCGGGGTACTTTTCCTTTATCTGCCGGAGAGCGGCGACATAGTGAAGGCTGGTAGTGAGATCAGAGTTGAGATCAGCGGTGGCAGGGGTAACAGGAGTCGAGACCGGAACCGCCAAGGCGAGGGGAGCTGCGAGCacggcagcggcgatgaTTTGAGTGAAGCGCAttttgaagaggaagacgaagtAAATGTGGTTATTGCTGAGCTGGATTATGTGTTGTAGGGAAGAGGGAACTGACTTCAGAGCCTCCTCGTCAGCTTGGTACTATATTCTGTTGGTAGGAGAGGACGGGTTTTGGAGGGACTGCGTCACCTTTATATACACAGCTCGAGGTACATCATTGCGAAGAGCCCACTCTCCAGAAATTGActttaggtttttttttttttgttggtaTACTTACACGAGCTGTCTACGTAATCTTTCCGTGTTCATGTTACCTTTTCCACTTCGACGAAGCCTAAAATGCTGCCGCGCCTGGTGTTGACTTTTGGGCGAAATAGAGTCACCAGCCACTAGTATTTTCGAGAGTTAATTAATCTGTACGAGATAGTCAGATAACAGCTGTAGAGTTAGGATTAAAGACGCCTGTTTGTTAGATTTGGTGGCGAACTGCGTGCGTGACTAGGTTTCCTCGTTCGAGATCCACAGCAATACCCTCaaagaaaacgaagagaAGGTTTCCCAGAAGGTTCACCATAGAATGAGTGGGTTTAACAATAACACGTCGAACACTTGGATTCTTTTCTAGCTTCAAGATCTTCATTGGTCTTAATTACTCTTCGAAcccgaagaaaaaaaagtctctGTAGCGCATAGTATTTGGTTTGGGTGGGGTGATTCTCGTGGCGAGGGCATCATGTTCTCTCCGAACCTTGCCAATGCTTCACCCTCTGTATAGCaaattcatttttttttctctacaaATCGGTGGAGATTATTGCATCACCCTATATCGTTAGACGCTGAGAAAAGAGAACCGCACTTGCCCCTCTGCCGAAAGCCAGAGCTTATTTTGCGGGCACCGATCAAGATCCCGCTGAGATGTAGATATCATGGCGTTTCCACTATGATGCTAAGCAAAATAGCTAGGATTAAAGGTAGCGCGTAGTCTCCAATACCGCCCCAGCCATGTCGCCATATGGCGCTCTTTGCGGATCGTAGATATTCGCGATATGCCAAGTAGTTAGTGCAGCTATAGAGAAATCTGCACTACGGTAGAATTTTAGGAAAACCCTGTACCTGACTAGAATCGCGCCCGTCAGCCTTTGGTGGCGCTGAGTCATTTTAATGATCGTCGTGTGATTATGCTAGCTCAGCGCGTCAAAGTCCCCGAAACGCATCACGTAGCAGCGATACGCTACATACTCCTAGGACTTGTACATATTGAGGAGTTACACTAGTGTTCGACCTACTACAGTATAACTACGACTAATGACaataatttataaagatCTTCGCAAATGGTGGCCCCGAGATACAGTCAGATACGTGCCAATGAAAAATGGCTCTACGCACGGCTATTGACGTACTCGTTTGCACCGCTTGATACGGATCACATCTCGGCGATATGACTACAGCCAAGAATTCGATCGTGTATTCTATGCCTCTGACTTATTTTCTATCAAATTCTGCGATAGTTTGAACTCTACCATGACATTTTATTCTCTTAGCGCTCATATATAGAACAATGTCTCGATATGTAGATTCTTCGCCAAGTGCAGGGTATGAAGCAGCGTCAAGCACTGGCTTGCCGAAAGCCAACGCGCCTCTGAAAAATTAGAGTAGTAAAATTTTTCAGTGGTCTTTCGCTTTGATGAATAGGTACGCAAAAGACACAAAAGTCGTCTTCCAGTGTCACTGTGTATATATGTTCCGTCAATGGATATTGGCTTGATTCTGTATCTGCCAAGCAAGGAGTCCGCGAAACTTCAAATATTTTCTCTAGCAATATATCTATATATGTATACTCGGGCACTAATTCTTGATGTCTGTTGCACAATCCTACGTGTTGTACAAAAATACCAGTGTTTCAATTTTGGATGATCGATTGGCAGCGTAAAGAAATCTTCTGATTCTCGAGACGTGCCGAGCCCAACACTCCCATATGACGCCTGGACTGACGAATACAGGCTCTTTATGCCCCACTGAGTCGTAACAAACGGATTTCAGCGCATGCAGTACTCTGTATCATGCAGGAGAGGACCATCACATGACCCCTTCCTTGCCTGCGAACCGTGCCAACTGCCAGCAGAGTAACCAAATTTCCCATCacccatcttcttccacaaACACAACACTCTACCcgccaaaaaaacaaaaacaaaacatcaaAAACAACTAcagaacaacaaaaaaaacacacGAAACGCGCCCAAAAcgggctctggctctggcagctGAGCAAAAGTCAGTATCCTGTCAAAGGCTGCAAATCTCCAACCCATGACCATTCCTACTGACGCCTCTCTAGGCACACCAAAGCCTGGGCTCGACTGCCCGCCCTCTGGTGTTTCTTCGGCCCAATCACGCAGCAAATCATCGAAGAAACGCCGGGGGGCAAAAGAGCCTATTCAGTTTGACCCTTTAACGCAAGGGATAGTCGATCTACCTGTACGGACATTTCCATCGATCAGAGGACCTATATCGCACCTAGTAATCTTCTCAGAAACGTCACTCTATCCCGTGATAGAATCTTACGACCCAACGGCCTCTTTCAAGCCAATGTCTCCGCATCAGCACGCAGAAATGCGGTGCTACTTCTTGGAAGCGTTGGCCCTATGAGAGCTAGCTGGTATTGGAAACGCTCATTGGCTGAGCCCTGATGCGCAGAATTGTCTCCTATGACTAATTCAGCATCAGCTTTCTATCATTCATCATGTGAGTTCACCTTCTATTCTTGGAGTTGACTGTTGCTAAAACCATCAGGATCGCTGTCACTCGTCCAAACGTTCGCAAGAGTGACATCATGAAGAGCGTCGGAGATCTTCAGCTGCAAAGGGACCCTTATCTCAATCAACTCGAGTGTAGGTGGCCTTTACGACAGTGATGAAGCCTTACGACACAAGTTTCCTCAAGCAATGGAGAATGGCACCCAATCATTCGGGAATTTCAATTGCTCAGGTGTTATTGAAGTTCACAAAGGAACGTACACTTCGCTGAGACTCTCCAATAATCTCGGCCAGCGAGGCATGCATTGGTCTGGCTCTTAACGCAGATGTTACTAACATCTGCTTTTGGATTGGCCGCCAAACATTGGATCAGATCATGGTCAACTTTACTGGCGGCCAGACATTGGATCAGATCATGATCAACTTTGTGGGTACTCTTGAAAGGCATGGTATCTCATTTCCTGGCTatgtcttcatcatcattgagGCAGAAGAACCAAAGCCTAGCAGACACCCCCCCGGGCGGGATAGACCTTACGACCCAAGGCATGATCGGCTTGCCAGAGGGAGACAGAGGTCGCTGAAAGCATTGGTGCATCAGAGAAGGTGTTGGAAGCTGGACAGGATATTCAAAGTTTGTTGCGACTGATCTGATCTTGTCAAGTTGACCGACAGAAGCAGGGAGATCATTGACGGGTGTCGAACTTGCGTTGGGGCAAATATGGAAGATGCAATGTGCAACGAATGAGCCTCAGCTCTCAGAATAGTATATTAAATGAGCACTCGAGCCATTGAGAAACCCTGTGTTTATTTTACCTCGCAGTGTTCTCTATTACAAGCGGTGATGGTTCGTCCCATGCGCACGCGTCTGGGTAATATGTTGAAGTCCGTTTCCCTACGTAAGAGTAATTCGCTGCGAATGGAAGCACAAGTCAAAATGATAGAAATAAGTGACATAGATGAGAGTTTCGTAGTTTTAGCAATGATTTCCAGTGATATTTACAAAAAGCGTGCACTGAAATTCGTAATTGAATACTGTGAAAAACTTGCGGGTGATTTTGAGCCTGCGCCTCCAGTCGGCTCTGCTGCACTTTGCTGCAATGTCCACGTATCCGCCACAAATACATGATAAAACGGCAAGATATTTACTCGTAGGGGAAATAAGTCCTAGATATTTCTATGATTTCTTTTCAAAAAGGGTCCTTGGCAAAATGTCGAAAACTGAGCTGGCTGTTCTCCTCCTGTAGGCTCGCCACCCACCACCACTTCGCCTGCTGCCAGATCGTTACAGGAATCCAACAACAATCTTTGACCACCGATTTCGCATCAAAATACGTGTCCTACGGATCTCATTTCAATTTTGATATCTAAGTCTGCCACTGATATTCCTACCATGACATTCTAGCTACGTGATAACGCCAACTCGCCTCCCTACAAAcggcaaaaaaagggatCTCTCTCGACCCTTGAGGGAGTGAGCTTCCTCGAACAGGGAATTGAACCCGGGCCCCTACAATATACCTGCTCAGTGACTGGAGGCACAAAAATACGCCTTAATGCTTTACCCACTTGGCTATGGATAAAACATTAAGGCGTATGATAGGCGTTGGAAAGCTTTAGTATATAAATCTTTCTACCCTTCCCTGTTTtgggaaaaataaaagcaagGTCGAAGGTTCTATCCACTCGGCTAAATGGATAGAACCTTACGACCCTGATAGGCATTGAAATATTTTAGTATATCAGGCCTTCTTCCCTTCCTTGTTGCTACCAGCCTTTGTACCTGCTTGGGTGATGGACTGCTGCACGGTGTCCCAACCATCTCGTGATcacttcttcctttcttcacATTTTGCTTGAAAGAGgctgcttctctccatctaACTTTTACGTTGCCTACCTACCCAGCACTGtcaacttctttttcttctcttcttcctgtttTCCTTTGATCACTCAGTGTTTCGTCTCTGCTGCCTGCACGCCTCCTTTGTTACGCGTCCGCAGCCACCAGCTGCACGCCTTCATTCCTCAAAGATCTGAGctgctttgttttctttgtcaGAGATATTACACGAGGAGTATGTACCCAGCCCCCACCTTGTTTCTCCTCTAACTGACCTTGAAGTTTCTGGATGCATCAGATTTCGTTATTTCTCTGAagttggcagcctcgtcgcGATATTTCCATCGACTGCCTTTGCCCTTCGTTTGTGCACAGTCTCTTCGTCTGCTACTCTCTTCGTCCGCCAGTCTCTCCATCTGCCTATCCTATCTCCATCTGTcactcctcttcttctcaacatCCGCCGAGCAAACCTCACTTCGAGCGCTTGGGAAGACGCGTGTACGGAGTCGAATTTATCTGGCTCGATCAAGATCATCTGGTTGATACCTAAGTTCTTGATTAGATGGAAGACGTGAGTAATTTGGAGCTGTAGAAATTTGTGAAAAGTCTAGTCACTGATCAACCGACCTTTTAGGCATACGAAAAAGCGAatcagagagagaaaaggggagcGATAGAACCTTACGATCCGCTGGCCTACTGTGGCCAGATACAGCTTCGAGGTAAACAGCCTGTACAGGTAGTCGATAGTAGTATGCCTCCGCTAATTCCTTGACAGGCTGGGAACCAGTTACCACCCGCTGGACTATTTTGCGACGGCAGGATAGAATTTTACGACCCTCGGCCAAGCTTGTTTACTCCGTCGGGGAGGGGAAGCTCTAAGAATTTTCGGTTACATAAATGCTGAATTCCGACGTTCCTTTGACGCAGTTATACCACCTGGCGCTCAGAATCCGTATTCACTCTAGGCGGGATAGGATTTTACAATCCTCACTCAAGTTCGTTGACTTCCTATCTGGAGGGGGCATCGACTCTCTCAGTCAAAGTCATCTTTCACATCAATGATGAATACACTGATCCCTGGTCCCCTTAACGCAGCTACTGTCTCCGGGCATTACGTATCAGTTCACACATCAGCCTCTACCATAAAACAGCTCGGAGGATAGAACATTACGACACAGCAGCTCAGAAGACTCTTCGTCTCTCTAAAGCACACACAAAAAAACCTCCACTTTCAGGATAACCAAAGAGCTCGGTCCATTCCTTTCTTGTCGCGGGACGCGCGTTCGTGATCCTCGTTGGTAGGAATCGGCCGTTGGCTGTCTTGATGGCTCAggcttcttcccctttttcTGCATGTCCAAGAGGGGCTCTGAATTTGAACCTCGGAGGTCTATCACAGTCGACACCAGCCTCGAAGACGGGTCAATGGAGGCGGCTTCGTCAGATTACGAGGCAGCACACCAAGCTCCTTTCCGCAACAATGATGGTCAACGAAACTGAGAGCCTCGAGGCTGGTGGAAATGACCACTACCCAGGGCCCAGGATTTCTGGAGGGCGACAGTTCTCTCAATCGTAATTTTCTTTCTGTCCTTGGCGAGATAGAACTTTACGACCCAATGACAGCTTGGTGATAGAACGTTACGACCAAGCGGCCCTCGGGCGCCGAGTTTCTTAATACTCCTCTCAGAGAACATCTTGGGCTACGCAATGCCGCCCCTCCTCTGAATCTCGACAAGGCTGTCGCCTATCAGTTTGAAGTGGCGAAAAATGCAACTacccagcagctgcaacaaCAAGCTTTATTTATTGCTCTGGATTCGAGTGCTAGCTAGCCTAGAGAACAGCAAGAGAAATCCTCTCATGGCAAGCGCAAGCCGTAGAGATATCAGAATTGGCCACCGAGGTAATTCTCTCTACTGAGTGAGTTCCATCTCAGGATTAGCTCTGTCAACTGGATGTTTTTTCACATTGATGCTAACTTCCGAAGATACTGCTGCTAGACGCTGAGTATGGGAGTAATCATAAAGCTTTGCCCTACGACAGCTTGGGGAGATAGAACTTTACGACCCAACGCCCCCTGCGGCCACCAAATCCTCGGCATGTTCATATCAGCTAACCCGAAAAATATGCATCAGCCACGGATCAGTTCTCTTTTGAGACATGCTTTACCTGTCAATGGAGCCCTGGCGGGATAGAGCTTTACGACCCAACCCAACGTTCAAGACGCTACTCGCGGCCGGCCAAACATGCCCAAGGACATGATCCGGGGAGTGACggccgccgagaagaagcaccTGGCGCAACTGCCTGAGCTGATGCCCTGAAAAGAGAACAAAATCATGCTTACGCTCATCATTGACAGCTTTTGCCGTTTCGTAGCCTACGATCGACCGGTTATGATGGTTCGCCACATCTCATTGAACTCGAATAAGGGATTAAAAAGTCCAGTTCGCAAGATATGACCCACGCGAAGCGGAGTTTAATCCTTTGGGAGGATGGGTTAGtttaagcttaaatattGTATATCTGATCAGTTGGTGGTTTTCCATCATTGGGGACTGGGATGCTTGTGTCGTGGCTGAAGGGTTCACGCTACCGCTGATGCTCATGAATACTGGAGTATTCCTAGCCGCTCTCCAATTATGTTGTTTAACATATCAACACCAAAGAGAGAGGTGGCTAGGAATACTCTAGTATTTACGAGCATCAGCGATGGCGCGAATTCTTCAGCCACGACACAAGTATCCCAGTCTTCAATGATGGAAAACCACCAACCGATGGGATATACGGTATTTCAGTCGCCAAGTGGGCGCGACTTCAGACTGCCATTCTATGTTTGCAGCCCGCCATCTCCAGGCTAACCCAAGCCCGAAgagtagaagaagatgacccAGAGTAAGTTCTCCCGTGCCTTTATTGATTGCCTGCCTACGCTATCCTTTTCATAAAATCGCTTGCTAATACATTGCGCCTTCGGGACTAATTCATCGGTGGCCGCTCTAAGTCTCCGCCCTAAGACTGGCGGAATAGAGCTTTACGACCCAGCCATACTAACCTAATTCCTAAGACGACATTCGCGGTCGCTCCAAGTCTCTCCCTTACAAGGTGCCTAGCCCCATTTAACATCGTGAGTACCCCTTGCTATCAAGCTGATGCCGTTTGGCGCCCACTGACATTGCCGCCttatcttctcctt is part of the Trichoderma atroviride chromosome 1, complete sequence genome and encodes:
- a CDS encoding uncharacterized protein (EggNog:ENOG41~SECRETED:SignalP(1-19)), whose product is MRFTQIIAAAVLAAPLALAVPVSTPVTPATADLNSDLTTSLHYVAALRQIKEKYPELAQEDANIAARGYLEAVGVQRAGGFSNSTALAERDMNKRGCCSNCDDCFGAIFTLGACCIPGGWRWKTVMVPIPTATSKVIL